Below is a window of Planctomycetes bacterium MalM25 DNA.
CGCCGCTGTTGGCGGCGTAGTCCCCCTTCGCCACGATAGCGTTCAAGATGAACCGGAACTCCGGAGAGATCGTGGTTGAGCTGCGTACGCCCAACGCGACCTGCCGTCGGCTGGGGCAGTTGAAGGTCTTGATCGGCGTTGCGATGAGCTGGAGGATGGCGTCCTTCCACGGTTGCTGACCACGCGTCGTGTCGCGGCCCAGGTCACGCAGGGCGTTCGACTCCAGGTAGCTGAACACGCTGTAGTACCAGCTGCCCGGCTGGTCTTCCCCGTAACCGAGCGTCGGGTCGGCGACGAACCGCGTGCCCCAGCCGCCCGAGGGGAGGTAGCCGTGGGTGTCTTCGTGCAGCAAGCAGGCGAGGGCGATCTGCTTGAGCTGGTTCTTGCACTGGGTCCGCCGGGCCGCTTCGCGGGCGGCCTGAACGGCCGGCAGGAGCAGGGCCACGAGGATCCCGATGATCGCGATGACCACGAGGAGCTCGACGAGCGTGAAGGCGGATTGACGGTCTCTTCTCATCGCGTGCCTCGATCTTGTAGCAGCTTGGTGGTTGGGGATTCTGTTCCGTGGCGCCTCGCTGACGCCGATCCCGTCAGAGCTTCTCGATTTGAAAGACGTAGTCGTCCTTGTTCTGTTGCACATCGACCTTGAAGGGCGTTGTGTTCTTCGAATTGTATTGCTGGGGGATCAGAGATTGGCCGGTCTTGGGGTTGGCGAGCACGGAGAACGTGACCGCGTACTGCCCCTTGTAGACCCCGTCGCCGGGGCGGATGGTTTTCAATTCGAAGGAACCGTCCTCGGCGATCTGGCCCGAAGCGGCTTTATTTACTTCCGCGGTTGTTTCTTTCACCGGCTCGAAGCGAATCACGCAGACCGGCGCGGTTACCGGGGTGCCGTCGGTGTACTCGACACGGCCGCTCGCTTGCGCTATTGGTTTGCCGCCACAGCCGATCGCAAACGCGATGGTGAAGAGGCCGAGCAGGGCCACGATCGCGTGCGACTCGGTGGCGCCTCGGATCGGCTTCCATGCATCTGATTGATTCAAGGCCTTCTCCTTGCTCATGGTTGGAAATCTTGATCCGCACCCATGATCAAGTGATCCCACACGGAACAACACGGAGCCCAGGCTCCGGTCGTTTCAATCTCGTCAGTGATGAAGGCGACGCTCCCGTCCGCGTGGGCGATGAAGACCCCGCCCTGGTGTAGGCTGCGCGGAGCGGCCTGGGCGAAACCGAAGACATCGCTGTTGCATTGCATGCAAACGGGGTCGGTGCGATTCGCATTGCAGTTGGGGAAGGCCAGCACCCGTGAGATGTCATCGGCCTTCACTTCGCAGACGTTCGGGCCGTTGGCGTCGCCCCCGGAGCCGTGCGAAGCGACCACACTGCAGCCGGCGTGTGGCAAAGCCCACACGCCGCGCGGGTCGGTCTCGTCGATGCCGGCTCGGATCTCAGCGATCATCATCGTCTTGCTCGTTCCATCGACGAGTTGGGCCAGCCGAGTGCCGCCGTTGGGGCCCATCGAGCCGCGAACGGATGCTGGCCAAGTCCGAACCGGCCAGCCGCCCGATCCCAGGTTGGCGTCGCTCGATCCGCTCCAGGGGGCGTCGCGTACGCTGCCAACCGAAGGCGCAACCGCAGCGGTTTCGCTGCCGGCGCCTTCAGAGTAGATCGCCGCCGCTCCCGAGTTGGCCGCGTAGTTGTTTCGTCCCCAGTTGCCTCCGAGCTTGTCGGGAGGCCCTGAGCCTTGGTAGCCCTGGTAGAAGACCTGATTGGCTTCATCGCTCGGGCAGAGCAGCACCGCGATCTCGGCTCCGCGGGCCTGCACGTTCTTCCAGTTTGGGACCGACTGTCCGTCGGCCAAGTCGTTGCCCGGAATCGGTTGGCTGAAATCGAAGCTGTCGAAGAGCGCCTGCTCTTCTAAGAAGGGGAGGCAAGCGAGCAGCCAGCCCGATGTGTAGTCCATCGAGTTGCCAATCCCGGCGCCGGGGTTGTTGGAAATGGTCTCGTCGACGATCGACGGCGGCAGCTCCTGGAAAGTCGATTCGTAGTTGAGCACCGCGAGGGCGACGTTCTTGATCTGGCTCTGGCATTGCGCTCGGCGGGCCGCTTCGCGGGCGGCTTGGACGGCGGGCAGCAGCAGCGCGACGAGGATGCCGATGATGGCGATCACCACCAGCAGCTCAACCAGGGTGAAACCGCGGAGTGCTTTGTCTTGTGGCTTCATGGCGTTTCCTTCTTCGGGTTCCTATCGAGATCCGTTCGTAGGGGGACGATGAAAGCGCCGAGAGGCGGGGTAAAAAAGTGAGGGCGGAGACGCGAAGCGTCCCCGCCCCCCGTTGCGTTCAATCCAACTCGATCAGCGGTTGCGGCGGGCCACGAAACCGACCAAGCCGAGGACCGACAGCAGGGCGGTCGAAGGCTCGGGAACGGCGACGACGCTCAGGTTGTCGTAGATCACGAACTGCGATTGGAAGGGGGTCGCGAGCGACGAGAACAGGTCGCCGTAACCGAGGCTGATGAGATCACCATCGGCGGCGCTGTACTCATTGCGGATGATCGGAGTGCCGTTGAATGAGTACTGGATCAAACCGCTGGTCACCAGAACCTCAAGCGTGGCCCAGTTGTTCCCGGGGGAACCCGCGAAACTGTAGCCATTGGCGTTTGAGAAGATGTCCTGGTAGGTATCGCCGGTGGCGTTGGTCGTGTTGTCCGAGTTCAGGTAGCTCAGGTCACCCGTGTTGGTGAGGCCGCCGATGGCCGCCGGGCGTGAGTGACGGAAGTCGGAGGACGAGCCGCCCTCGCCGGTGACCGCCAAGAAGTGCCCCGAGCCCGTGATCGGCAGGAAGAGCGAGTTGACGGTCGCTCCGTCGCCGGCAACGCCGACATGCATGTACTCCGTGGTGCCGCCGGTGCCTTGGACGCCCATGTAGACATCGACGGTCAGCTTGTAGGGCGAGCCCGTGACGGCGGTGTTGTGGAAGGCGGTGATGGCGTCCGACGCGCCAAGCGTGTCGTTCGCGGTCATCCTGAGTCCGCCGGTGTCGCCCGGGGCCGAGTTGGGAGCCAGCGGGATGCCCGCGGCGATGTAGTCGAACGCGAAGGTCGCGGTGCTGTCCGGCGTGGCGTCTTGAATCACGGTGTAGCTGGCCGAAGAATCGACCTCGAAATCGTCCGAGAGCAGCGTTGCGTAAGCGTTGCTCGAGAGACCGAGCGCGGCCACGACGGCCGCAGTTACCAGGTGTCGGATCATGAGTCGGTACCTAAATCAGAGTGGTGGGATTCAACGGAAGAGAAAACAACAACGAAAGCTTATTGAAAGGCCGCCCCGCATGCGGAACCCGCAGGCGGGGCGGCCGTAACGTTCGTTAACGGCGGCGCGACGCGAGGGCGCCGAAGCCGACGATCGCCATCAGCAGGGCCGAGGGCTCGGGAACCGCGGTCGCCAGGGACGAGGCCGTGGCGCCGTAGTTGGTCTGCCAAACGGTGTAGTCCCCCGCGTCGATGACCCCGTTGCCGTTGCCGTCGGCGCCCGAGCCAACCGAGACCGTGTCGCCGAGGGTGTCGCGGTAGATGGTGTAGTCGGCGGCGTCGACGAGGCCGTCGCCGTTGTAGTCGCCGTCGATCAAGATGAGCTCCTCAACGGTGAAGGCGCCGGCCGTCAGGGCGGCGTCGTTCGAGTAGGTCGCCTTGTTCGAGCCACCGGGGGAGAAGATCTGGAAGACCTCGTTCGAGTTGGTCGTGGCGTAGAGGTTGCCCGCGGCGTCGATCTTGACGTTGCTGCGAGAACCGGCGTTGCCACCCTGGAGATCGATCGACTCCCAGTTGGTGATCTGATCGTTGTTGGGATCGGCGTCCCCTTGGTCGTCGATCGTGATTTCCGGGATGCCGTTCTCGTCGAGGGGGATGACCAGGACGTCGCCATTCACATCGCTTTCGAGACCGAGCAGGGGGTTGAAGGTGTCGGAAGCCCCTTCGGGGTTCTCGGCTTCGACGTTGGAACGCGTGACGTACAGCTCCGAGCCGTCCGCGCTGAGCTCAACTTTGGACGCCCAGCGAAGGATGTCGCTGGTGATGAAGTCGAACTCGAACGGGTAGCCGTCGTATCCGTTGTCGACCGTCCAGTCGAGGGTCGAGAACTCGATTGTCGGGCTGTTGCCATCGACGCCGTCCGCCTGCAAGACGAGCAGTCCGGCCTCGTTGCCGCTGGCGCGACGCTGGGTGATGTACCACAGGTCGTTGTCGGCCGAGTACGCGGCGTCGGCGATGACGTCGATGTTGTTCAGGTTCAGGAAGCTCCGCTCGCCGTTGGCGGCGGTCGGGATGTTGGTGGCGTTGATCACCAAGTTGGCCGCGCCGGCGTACTCGGTTGCGTTGCCGACGTCCCAACGCCACAGGTGGCTGCCGTCCGCCGCCGCCCCGTTGCCACCAAGGCCGCCTGAGTCCGACTGGAGGTCTTGGTCGATCGCCCACAGGGTGAGTCCGTTGCCGACCGAGCCGGTGGCGGTCACGTCCGACATGGTTGAGCCGTGGTTGACGCCGGTGTCGCCCAGTGCGGGGCCCCCTTCGCCGGCCAGCAGCAGGCCGCCGGTTTGCAGGTCGGGGCTGGCGTACTTGATGCCACCGTTGGCGCCCGAGTAGTCCTGAACGATCAGGTTGTTGGCTTCGTCGAAGGAGATGCCCCAGGGCGAGAACGTGCTGCCACCAACGGTCCAGCCGGGGGCGGCGACCGACGAGGTGTCGTTCGGGTCGATGATCTCGGCGAAGGTCGCCGGGTTGAGTCCCTTCGAGTCAGCCGTGAGCGCGTAGATGCCGTCGCCCATGGTGCGGGCGCCGGGGACGGTCACGTTGGAGGTCGTCGCGTTGGCGACGTAGATGGTTCCGAAGAAGGGGCTGCTCGGGTCGCTGTTGACCGCGATGCCGTTGGGCCGCTCGAACCAGGTGAACGGGTTGCTGGTGTCGCCGATCTCGGACCAGCCTGAGGGGTTCACGCTCGAGACTTCGATGTCGAAGGCGCTCGCGGCGCCCAGATCGAACGTGTGACGGCCAGGAGTCAGAGCGCCCAGGTTCAGGGCGCTCTCGCCCGTGCGTTGGATGACCACGTTCGAGGCGTCGTCGTTGAGCACGAACTCGTACATGCTACCGCCGACATTCCGTACGCCCGAGGCGTAGGAGACGGCCATCGCCGTCGTGCCCGTCAAGCT
It encodes the following:
- the pilE_2 gene encoding Fimbrial protein precursor codes for the protein MKPQDKALRGFTLVELLVVIAIIGILVALLLPAVQAAREAARRAQCQSQIKNVALAVLNYESTFQELPPSIVDETISNNPGAGIGNSMDYTSGWLLACLPFLEEQALFDSFDFSQPIPGNDLADGQSVPNWKNVQARGAEIAVLLCPSDEANQVFYQGYQGSGPPDKLGGNWGRNNYAANSGAAAIYSEGAGSETAAVAPSVGSVRDAPWSGSSDANLGSGGWPVRTWPASVRGSMGPNGGTRLAQLVDGTSKTMMIAEIRAGIDETDPRGVWALPHAGCSVVASHGSGGDANGPNVCEVKADDISRVLAFPNCNANRTDPVCMQCNSDVFGFAQAAPRSLHQGGVFIAHADGSVAFITDEIETTGAWAPCCSVWDHLIMGADQDFQP